A stretch of the Enterobacter mori genome encodes the following:
- the rne gene encoding ribonuclease E encodes MKRMLINATQQEELRVALVDGQRLYDLDIESPGHEQKKANIYKGKITRIEPSLEAAFVDYGAERHGFLPLKEIAREYFPANYNAHGRPNIKDVLREGQEVIVQIDKEERGNKGAALTTFISLAGSYLVLMPNNPRAGGISRRIEGDDRTELKEALASLELPDGMGLIVRTAGVGKSAEALQWDLSFRLKHWEAIQKAAESRPAPFLIHQESNVIVRAFRDYLRQDIGEILIDNPKVLELARQHIAALGRPDFTSKIKLYTGEIPLFSHYQIESQIESAFQREVRLPSGGSIVIDTTEALTAIDINSARATRGGDIEETAFNTNLEAADEIARQLRLRDLGGLIVIDFIDMTPVRHQRAVENRLREAVRQDRARIQISHISRFGLLEMSRQRLSPSLGESSHHVCPRCSGTGTVRDNESLSLSILRLIEEEALKENTKEVHAIVPVPVASYLLNEKRAAVSAIEARQGGVRCIIVPNDQMQTPHYHVLRVRKGEETTTLSYLLPKLHEEEMALPSDEEPAERKLPEQPALATFIMPEAPPEAVLEKPAAKPAAQKPAPDVAKAQPEQPGLLSRFFGALKKMFAGEEVQPEQPKEAPKEAKPERQQDRRKRQNNRRDRNDRSDRNERRDNRSDNNEGREQREENRRNRREKQQQNVEDREIRQPAGDESEKSKQRDEQQPRRERNRRRNDEKRQAQQEVKNLNREEPVEQQDAEQEERTQVMPRRKQRQLNQKVRFASETTEETAVVTETVAESAPQTQLAKVDLPAVVENNAEQDDNGEGRDNAGMPRRSRRSPRHLRVSGQRRRRYRDERYPTQSPMPLAIACASPEMASGKVWIRYPVARPEQIVEEQSVTEEVIAPVVAAEDVVAAAAAVVEPQVIEPQAVEAEVPHVVEVETTHPEVIAAPVDAAPQFIAEEDTVVAEEVAEEVEAAAPVEDTADAVIETVTEDVVQEVELDVEPVREAEEAPAPEVKPAPEVKPAPEVKPSPVVAAPAAAHVATAPMTRAPAPEYVPEAPRQSDWVRPEFNFDGKGSAGGHSATHQATAPATRPQSVE; translated from the coding sequence ATGAAAAGAATGTTAATCAACGCAACTCAGCAAGAAGAGTTGCGTGTCGCCCTTGTGGATGGGCAGCGCCTGTACGATCTGGATATCGAAAGTCCTGGACACGAACAGAAAAAAGCGAACATTTACAAAGGTAAAATCACCCGCATTGAACCAAGCCTTGAAGCTGCATTTGTCGATTACGGTGCTGAGCGTCACGGTTTCCTCCCTCTTAAAGAAATCGCCCGCGAATATTTCCCTGCCAACTACAACGCCCATGGCCGCCCAAACATCAAAGATGTTCTGCGTGAAGGTCAGGAAGTTATCGTCCAGATTGATAAAGAAGAACGTGGCAACAAAGGTGCCGCACTGACTACCTTTATCAGCCTGGCGGGGAGCTATCTGGTTCTGATGCCAAACAACCCGCGTGCGGGTGGTATCTCTCGCCGTATCGAAGGTGATGACCGTACCGAACTGAAAGAAGCGCTGGCAAGTCTTGAGCTGCCGGACGGCATGGGGCTTATCGTGCGTACCGCAGGCGTAGGCAAATCTGCCGAAGCGCTGCAGTGGGACTTAAGCTTCCGTCTGAAGCACTGGGAAGCTATCCAGAAAGCAGCAGAAAGCCGCCCTGCTCCGTTCCTGATCCACCAGGAAAGCAACGTTATCGTGCGTGCCTTCCGTGATTACCTGCGTCAGGACATCGGCGAAATTCTGATTGATAACCCGAAAGTGCTTGAGCTGGCTCGCCAGCACATCGCCGCGCTGGGTCGTCCGGATTTCACCAGCAAAATCAAACTGTACACCGGTGAAATCCCGCTGTTCAGCCACTATCAGATTGAATCCCAGATTGAATCCGCCTTCCAGCGTGAAGTGCGTCTGCCATCCGGTGGTTCTATCGTTATCGATACGACCGAAGCGCTGACCGCTATCGACATCAACTCCGCGCGTGCAACCCGCGGTGGTGATATCGAAGAGACCGCCTTCAACACCAACCTTGAAGCCGCTGATGAAATCGCCCGCCAGCTCCGCCTGCGCGACCTGGGTGGTCTGATCGTTATCGACTTTATCGACATGACCCCTGTTCGTCACCAGCGTGCGGTTGAAAACCGTCTGCGCGAAGCGGTGCGTCAGGACAGGGCGCGTATCCAGATCAGTCATATCTCACGCTTTGGCCTGCTGGAGATGTCCCGTCAGCGTCTGAGTCCATCACTGGGTGAGTCCAGCCATCACGTTTGCCCGCGCTGTTCCGGTACCGGTACCGTGCGTGATAACGAATCGCTGTCCCTCTCTATTCTGCGTCTGATTGAAGAAGAAGCGCTGAAAGAGAACACTAAAGAAGTTCACGCCATTGTGCCGGTGCCCGTTGCCTCTTACCTGCTTAACGAAAAACGTGCAGCGGTAAGTGCAATCGAAGCCCGTCAGGGCGGCGTTCGCTGCATCATCGTGCCAAACGACCAGATGCAGACCCCGCACTATCACGTGCTGCGTGTGCGTAAGGGCGAAGAGACGACCACCCTCAGCTACTTGCTGCCGAAGCTGCATGAAGAAGAGATGGCACTGCCATCCGATGAAGAGCCTGCCGAGCGTAAACTGCCTGAGCAGCCTGCATTAGCCACCTTCATTATGCCGGAAGCACCGCCGGAAGCCGTGCTGGAAAAACCAGCGGCTAAACCTGCTGCGCAAAAACCTGCGCCAGACGTGGCGAAAGCCCAGCCAGAGCAACCAGGTCTTCTGAGCCGCTTCTTCGGCGCGCTGAAGAAGATGTTTGCTGGCGAAGAAGTTCAGCCGGAGCAGCCAAAAGAAGCGCCGAAAGAAGCGAAGCCTGAGCGTCAGCAGGATCGTCGCAAGCGTCAGAACAACCGCCGCGATCGTAATGACCGTAGCGATCGTAACGAGCGTCGCGACAACCGTTCTGACAACAACGAAGGCCGTGAGCAACGCGAAGAAAACCGTCGCAACCGTCGCGAGAAACAACAGCAGAATGTTGAAGATCGCGAAATTCGCCAACCGGCGGGCGATGAGTCCGAGAAGAGCAAACAGCGCGACGAGCAGCAGCCTCGCCGCGAGCGCAATCGTCGTCGCAACGACGAGAAGCGTCAGGCGCAGCAGGAAGTTAAGAACCTGAACCGCGAAGAACCTGTTGAACAGCAAGACGCTGAGCAGGAAGAACGTACTCAGGTTATGCCGCGTCGTAAGCAGCGCCAGCTGAATCAGAAGGTCCGTTTTGCTTCTGAAACTACCGAAGAGACAGCTGTTGTTACGGAAACCGTCGCCGAAAGCGCGCCGCAGACCCAACTGGCGAAAGTTGATCTGCCAGCGGTGGTAGAGAACAACGCCGAGCAGGACGATAACGGCGAAGGTCGTGATAACGCAGGTATGCCGCGTCGTTCACGTCGTTCTCCTCGTCACCTGCGCGTGAGCGGTCAGCGTCGTCGCCGTTATCGTGACGAGCGTTACCCGACTCAGTCTCCAATGCCGTTAGCCATCGCATGTGCGTCACCTGAAATGGCCTCCGGTAAAGTCTGGATCCGCTACCCGGTTGCTCGCCCGGAGCAGATTGTTGAAGAACAGTCTGTCACCGAAGAGGTGATTGCACCTGTAGTTGCAGCTGAAGACGTTGTGGCGGCAGCAGCGGCGGTGGTTGAGCCGCAGGTGATTGAGCCGCAGGCTGTGGAAGCCGAAGTCCCACACGTGGTTGAAGTGGAAACCACCCATCCTGAAGTGATTGCTGCTCCGGTTGATGCCGCACCGCAGTTCATCGCCGAAGAAGACACGGTCGTGGCCGAAGAGGTTGCTGAAGAAGTTGAAGCCGCCGCGCCGGTTGAAGACACCGCTGACGCTGTTATCGAAACGGTGACAGAAGACGTGGTTCAGGAGGTTGAACTTGATGTTGAACCGGTTCGTGAAGCCGAAGAAGCTCCAGCGCCTGAGGTGAAACCAGCGCCAGAGGTGAAACCAGCGCCAGAGGTGAAACCATCGCCAGTGGTTGCTGCGCCAGCGGCAGCACACGTTGCAACGGCACCCATGACTCGCGCACCTGCGCCGGAGTACGTGCCGGAAGCACCGCGTCAAAGCGACTGGGTTCGCCCGGAGTTCAACTTTGACGGCAAAGGTTCCGCAGGTGGTCACAGCGCGACACATCAGGCGACTGCACCGGCAACCCGCCCCCAGTCTGTTGAGTAA
- the rluC gene encoding 23S rRNA pseudouridine(955/2504/2580) synthase RluC codes for MKTETPAVKIVAIADDYAGQRIDNFLRTQLKGVPKSMIYRILRKGEVRVNKKRVKPEYKLEAGDEVRIPPVRVAEREEEAVSPKLQKVAALSDVILYEDDYILVLNKPSGTAVHGGSGLSFGVIEGLRALRPEARFLELVHRLDRDTSGVLLVAKKRSALRSLHEQLREKGMQKDYLALVRGQWQSHVKVVQAPLLKNILQSGERIVRVNQEGKPSETRFKVEERYEFATLVRCSPVTGRTHQIRVHTQFAGHPIAFDDRYGDREFDKQLAGTGLSRLFLHAAALKFTHPNTGEVIRIEAPLDEQLKRCLKILRG; via the coding sequence ATGAAAACAGAGACTCCAGCCGTAAAAATTGTTGCTATCGCGGATGACTATGCGGGGCAACGCATCGATAACTTTTTACGCACCCAGTTGAAGGGCGTGCCAAAAAGTATGATTTACCGCATCCTGCGCAAGGGCGAGGTGCGGGTTAACAAAAAACGCGTGAAGCCTGAGTATAAGCTCGAAGCCGGTGATGAGGTGCGTATCCCGCCGGTGCGCGTCGCTGAACGTGAAGAAGAGGCGGTTTCGCCTAAGCTGCAAAAAGTGGCTGCGCTGAGTGACGTCATCCTTTATGAGGATGACTATATTCTTGTGTTGAACAAACCGTCTGGTACAGCCGTACACGGCGGCAGCGGCCTGAGCTTTGGGGTGATTGAAGGACTGCGCGCGCTTCGACCGGAAGCCCGTTTCCTGGAGCTGGTGCATCGTCTGGATCGTGATACCTCCGGCGTGCTGCTGGTGGCGAAAAAGCGTTCTGCGCTGCGTTCTTTGCATGAGCAGCTTCGCGAAAAAGGGATGCAGAAAGACTACCTGGCGCTGGTTCGTGGTCAGTGGCAGTCCCATGTAAAAGTGGTGCAGGCGCCACTGTTGAAAAATATTCTGCAGAGCGGCGAGCGCATTGTGCGTGTGAATCAGGAAGGGAAACCGTCCGAGACGCGCTTTAAAGTTGAAGAACGCTATGAGTTTGCCACGCTGGTGCGCTGCAGTCCGGTGACGGGGCGTACCCATCAGATTCGCGTGCATACCCAGTTTGCGGGCCATCCTATTGCGTTTGATGACCGCTATGGCGACCGCGAGTTTGATAAACAACTGGCAGGCACGGGGCTGTCGCGTCTGTTCCTGCATGCGGCTGCGCTGAAGTTTACCCATCCTAATACGGGGGAAGTCATCCGTATTGAAGCGCCGCTGGATGAGCAACTGAAACGCTGTCTTAAGATTCTGCGCGGCTGA
- a CDS encoding Maf family protein, with protein MPNLVLASTSPYRRMLLEKLGIPFECAAPDVDETPQPGESPRHLVTRLAQEKAQSLAARYPAHLIIGSDQVCVLDGEITGKPHTEENACQQLLRARGTIVTFYTGLALYNSASGHLQTECEPFDVHFRHLSEQEITDYVRRERPLNCAGSFKSEGLGIALFDKLDGRDPNTLVGLPLIALCQMLRREECNPLTM; from the coding sequence ATGCCAAATCTCGTTCTCGCCTCCACGTCACCCTACCGTCGAATGCTGCTGGAAAAGCTCGGGATCCCGTTCGAATGCGCAGCCCCCGACGTTGACGAAACGCCACAGCCGGGCGAATCCCCGCGTCATCTGGTGACCCGTCTCGCACAAGAGAAAGCACAATCGCTGGCCGCACGTTATCCCGCCCATTTGATTATAGGCTCCGATCAGGTTTGTGTACTGGACGGAGAGATCACCGGCAAGCCGCATACGGAAGAGAACGCCTGCCAGCAGCTTCTGCGCGCGCGTGGCACTATCGTGACCTTTTATACAGGACTGGCGCTCTATAACTCCGCCTCAGGCCACCTGCAAACGGAATGCGAGCCGTTCGACGTGCACTTTCGCCATCTCAGCGAGCAAGAAATAACGGATTATGTCCGCCGGGAACGTCCACTCAACTGTGCAGGAAGTTTTAAAAGTGAAGGATTGGGGATTGCGCTGTTCGACAAGCTGGACGGTCGTGACCCGAATACCCTGGTCGGATTGCCGTTGATTGCACTGTGCCAGATGTTAAGGCGAGAAGAGTGTAATCCGCTGACGATGTGA
- the yceD gene encoding 23S rRNA accumulation protein YceD: MQKVKLPLTLDPVRTAQKRLDYEGIYTSDQAERIAESVVSVDSDVECSMSFAIDNQRLAVLTGDAKVTVTLECQRCGKPFVQHVHTTYCFSPVRSDEQAEALPEAYEPIEVNEFGEIDLLALVEDEIILTLPVVPVHDSEHCEVSEADMVFGELPDEAQKPNPFAVLASLKRK; this comes from the coding sequence ATGCAAAAGGTAAAATTACCCCTGACTCTTGATCCGGTTCGTACGGCTCAGAAACGCCTTGATTACGAAGGTATCTATACTTCCGATCAGGCTGAGCGTATTGCCGAATCCGTAGTCAGTGTGGACAGTGATGTAGAATGCTCCATGTCGTTTGCTATCGACAACCAGCGTCTCGCCGTTTTAACCGGTGATGCTAAGGTGACGGTAACCCTCGAATGTCAGCGTTGCGGGAAACCGTTTGTACAGCATGTTCACACAACGTATTGTTTCAGTCCGGTTCGTTCTGACGAGCAGGCTGAAGCACTCCCGGAAGCGTATGAGCCGATTGAGGTTAACGAATTCGGTGAAATCGATCTTCTGGCTCTGGTTGAAGATGAAATCATCCTCACCTTGCCAGTAGTTCCGGTGCATGATTCTGAACACTGTGAAGTGTCCGAGGCGGACATGGTCTTTGGGGAACTGCCTGATGAAGCGCAAAAACCAAACCCATTTGCCGTATTAGCCAGCTTAAAGCGTAAGTAA
- the rpmF gene encoding 50S ribosomal protein L32, with product MAVQQNKPTRSKRGMRRSHDALTAVTSLSVDKTSGEKHLRHHITADGFYRGRKVITK from the coding sequence ATGGCCGTACAACAGAATAAACCAACCCGTTCCAAACGTGGCATGCGTCGTTCCCATGACGCGCTGACCGCAGTTACCAGCCTGTCTGTAGACAAGACTTCTGGTGAGAAACACCTGCGTCACCACATCACCGCTGACGGTTTCTACCGCGGCCGCAAGGTTATCACTAAGTAA
- the plsX gene encoding phosphate acyltransferase PlsX: MTRLTLALDVMGGDFGPSVTVPAALQALNSNSQLTLLLVGNPDTITPLLAKADFEQRSRLQIIPAQSVIASDARPSQAIRNSRGSSMRIALELVKEGRAQACVSAGNTGALMGLSKLLLKPIEGIERPALVTVLPHQQKGKTVVLDLGANVDCDSTMLAQFAVMGSVLAEDVVGIHNPRVALLNIGEEETKGLDSIRDAAELLKQVPSINYIGYLEANELLTGKTDVLVCDGFTGNVTLKTMEGVVRMFLSLLKSQGEGKKSAWWLILLKRWLQKSLTRRFSHLNPDQYNGACLLGLRGIVIKSHGAANQRAFSVAIEQAVQAVQRQVPQRIAARLESVLAKSD; encoded by the coding sequence TTGACACGTCTAACCCTGGCGTTAGATGTCATGGGGGGAGATTTTGGCCCTTCCGTGACAGTGCCTGCAGCATTGCAGGCACTGAATTCTAATTCGCAACTCACACTTCTTTTAGTCGGCAATCCCGACACTATCACGCCATTACTTGCAAAAGCTGACTTCGAACAACGTTCACGTCTGCAGATTATTCCTGCACAGTCAGTTATTGCCAGTGATGCCCGGCCATCGCAGGCTATTCGCAATAGCCGTGGCAGCTCTATGCGCATTGCGCTGGAGTTGGTGAAAGAAGGGCGAGCGCAGGCTTGCGTCAGTGCGGGCAATACCGGCGCGCTGATGGGGCTGTCGAAATTATTGCTCAAACCCATTGAGGGCATTGAGCGTCCGGCGCTGGTGACGGTGTTACCGCATCAGCAAAAGGGCAAAACGGTGGTGCTGGATCTCGGTGCTAACGTTGATTGTGATAGTACAATGCTGGCTCAGTTTGCCGTGATGGGGTCGGTGCTGGCTGAAGACGTAGTGGGAATTCACAATCCCCGCGTTGCGTTACTGAATATTGGTGAAGAAGAGACCAAAGGCCTGGACAGCATTCGTGACGCTGCCGAATTGCTCAAACAGGTTCCCTCCATCAACTATATTGGTTATCTCGAAGCTAATGAGTTGCTGACGGGTAAGACAGATGTATTAGTGTGTGATGGCTTCACCGGAAACGTAACGTTGAAGACTATGGAAGGGGTGGTGCGAATGTTTCTCTCTCTGCTGAAATCGCAGGGGGAAGGTAAAAAAAGCGCCTGGTGGCTGATTTTATTAAAGCGTTGGTTACAAAAAAGCCTGACGCGGCGATTCAGTCACCTCAACCCCGACCAGTATAATGGCGCCTGTCTGTTAGGATTGCGCGGCATTGTGATTAAGAGTCACGGTGCGGCCAATCAGCGAGCCTTTTCCGTCGCGATAGAACAGGCAGTGCAGGCGGTGCAGCGACAAGTTCCTCAACGGATTGCCGCTCGCCTGGAATCTGTATTAGCTAAAAGTGACTGA
- a CDS encoding beta-ketoacyl-ACP synthase III, whose amino-acid sequence MYTKILGTGSYLPTQVRTNADLEKMVDTSDEWIVTRTGIRERRIAAPDETVSTMGYEAAQRAIEMAGIDKEQIGLIVVATTSATHAFPSAACQVQNMLGIKGCPAFDVAAACAGFTYALSVADQYVKSGAVKYALVIGADVLARTCDPTDRGTIIIFGDGAGAVLLGQSEEPGIISTHLHADGSYGELLTLPNADRVNPENSIHLTMAGNEVFKVAVTELAHIVDETLEANNLERSALDWLVPHQANLRIISATAKKLGMSMDNVVVTLDRHGNTSAASVPCAFDEAVRDGRIKRGQLVLLEAFGGGFTWGSALVRF is encoded by the coding sequence ATGTATACGAAGATTTTAGGTACCGGCAGCTACCTGCCAACACAAGTGCGTACCAACGCCGATCTTGAAAAAATGGTAGATACGTCTGACGAGTGGATTGTCACGCGCACAGGTATCCGTGAACGTCGTATCGCCGCGCCAGACGAAACCGTGTCCACCATGGGTTACGAAGCCGCACAGCGCGCTATCGAGATGGCGGGCATCGATAAAGAACAGATTGGCTTGATCGTGGTCGCGACCACGTCTGCCACGCATGCCTTCCCAAGCGCAGCGTGTCAGGTGCAGAACATGCTCGGCATTAAAGGCTGCCCGGCATTTGACGTTGCTGCCGCGTGCGCAGGCTTCACCTACGCGCTGAGCGTTGCCGATCAGTATGTTAAATCTGGCGCTGTGAAGTATGCGCTGGTGATCGGCGCTGACGTGCTGGCGCGTACCTGTGATCCAACCGATCGCGGGACGATCATTATTTTTGGTGATGGTGCGGGTGCGGTGCTGCTGGGGCAGTCCGAAGAGCCGGGCATCATCTCCACGCATCTGCATGCCGACGGTAGCTACGGCGAGCTGTTGACCTTGCCAAACGCCGATCGCGTTAATCCGGAAAACTCCATTCACCTGACAATGGCAGGTAATGAGGTGTTCAAGGTGGCGGTGACTGAGCTTGCACACATTGTTGATGAAACGCTTGAAGCGAACAACCTTGAACGCTCTGCGCTCGACTGGCTGGTGCCGCATCAGGCGAACCTGCGCATCATCAGCGCTACGGCTAAAAAGCTGGGCATGTCGATGGATAACGTTGTGGTGACGCTTGATCGCCATGGCAACACCTCTGCGGCGTCGGTACCGTGCGCATTTGATGAAGCGGTACGCGATGGGCGAATCAAACGGGGCCAGTTGGTCTTGCTTGAAGCCTTCGGTGGCGGTTTCACCTGGGGTTCCGCGCTGGTTCGTTTCTAG
- the fabD gene encoding ACP S-malonyltransferase yields MTQFAFVFPGQGSQTVGMLSEMAANHPIVEETFREASDALGYDLWALTQQGPAEELNKTWQTQPALLTASVALWRVWQQQGGKAPALLAGHSLGEYSALVCAGVIAFADAVRLVELRGKFMQEAVPEGTGGMSAIIGLDDAAIAKACEESAEGQVVSPVNFNSPGQVVIAGHKEAVERAGAACKAAGAKRALPLPVSVPSHCALMKPAADKLAVELEKITFNAPTISVVNNVDVKCETAPEAIRNALVRQLYSPVQWTKTVEFMASQGVEHLYEVGPGKVLTGLTKRIVDTLTASAINEPEALSAALAQ; encoded by the coding sequence ATGACGCAATTTGCTTTTGTGTTCCCGGGGCAGGGCTCTCAAACCGTTGGAATGTTGTCTGAAATGGCAGCAAACCATCCGATTGTTGAAGAGACTTTCCGTGAAGCTTCTGATGCACTGGGTTATGATCTGTGGGCGTTGACTCAGCAGGGTCCGGCCGAAGAACTGAACAAAACCTGGCAGACTCAGCCAGCGCTGCTGACCGCGTCCGTTGCGCTGTGGCGTGTATGGCAGCAGCAGGGCGGCAAAGCGCCTGCACTGCTCGCGGGCCACAGCCTCGGTGAATACTCTGCACTGGTGTGTGCAGGAGTGATCGCCTTTGCTGACGCGGTACGTCTGGTGGAACTGCGCGGTAAATTCATGCAGGAAGCGGTGCCAGAAGGCACGGGTGGCATGTCTGCTATCATCGGTCTGGATGATGCTGCGATTGCAAAAGCGTGTGAAGAATCTGCTGAAGGTCAGGTGGTTTCACCGGTAAACTTTAACTCGCCGGGCCAGGTCGTTATCGCCGGTCATAAAGAAGCGGTTGAACGTGCCGGTGCAGCCTGTAAAGCCGCTGGCGCGAAACGTGCGCTGCCACTGCCAGTCAGCGTTCCGTCACACTGCGCGCTGATGAAGCCAGCCGCTGACAAACTGGCGGTTGAGCTGGAAAAAATTACGTTTAACGCACCGACGATTTCTGTTGTAAACAACGTCGATGTGAAATGCGAAACCGCGCCGGAGGCAATCCGTAACGCACTGGTTCGCCAGCTTTACAGCCCGGTACAGTGGACCAAAACCGTTGAGTTTATGGCGTCACAGGGCGTTGAGCATCTTTATGAAGTCGGTCCAGGTAAAGTCCTCACCGGCCTGACAAAACGTATTGTTGATACCCTGACTGCCTCGGCCATTAACGAGCCGGAAGCACTGTCAGCGGCACTCGCGCAATAA
- the fabG gene encoding 3-oxoacyl-ACP reductase FabG, with amino-acid sequence MSFEGKIALVTGASRGIGRAIAETLVARGAKVIGTATSEKGAQAISEYLGANGKGLVLNVTEPASIESVLENIRAEFGEVDILVNNAGITRDNLLMRMKDDEWNDIIETNLSSVFRLSKAVMRAMMKKRHGRIITVGSVVGTMGNAGQANYAAAKAGLIGFSKSLAREVASRGITVNVVAPGFIETDMTRALTDDQRAGTLAAVPAGRLGDPKEIASAVAFLASDEAGYITGETLHVNGGMYMV; translated from the coding sequence ATGAGTTTTGAAGGAAAAATCGCACTGGTTACCGGCGCAAGCCGCGGTATCGGGCGTGCAATTGCTGAAACACTGGTTGCGCGCGGCGCGAAAGTGATTGGTACAGCAACCAGCGAGAAGGGTGCTCAGGCCATCAGCGAGTATCTGGGTGCGAACGGTAAAGGTCTGGTACTCAATGTGACCGAACCAGCATCTATCGAATCTGTTCTGGAAAATATTCGCGCAGAGTTTGGCGAAGTCGATATTCTGGTCAATAATGCCGGGATCACGCGCGACAACCTGCTGATGCGAATGAAAGATGATGAGTGGAACGATATTATCGAAACCAACCTGTCATCTGTATTCCGTCTGTCAAAAGCGGTAATGCGCGCTATGATGAAAAAGCGTCATGGTCGTATTATCACTGTTGGTTCTGTGGTTGGTACCATGGGAAATGCTGGTCAGGCTAACTACGCTGCGGCGAAAGCAGGTCTGATTGGCTTCAGTAAGTCGCTGGCACGTGAAGTCGCGTCCCGCGGTATTACTGTAAACGTTGTTGCTCCGGGCTTTATTGAAACGGACATGACGCGTGCGCTGACCGATGATCAGCGTGCGGGTACGCTGGCGGCAGTTCCGGCGGGTCGTCTTGGCGACCCTAAAGAAATCGCCAGCGCGGTTGCATTTTTAGCCTCTGACGAAGCGGGTTACATCACTGGTGAAACCCTTCACGTCAATGGCGGGATGTATATGGTTTAA
- the acpP gene encoding acyl carrier protein gives MSTIEERVKKIIGEQLGVKQEEVVNSASFVEDLGADSLDTVELVMALEEEFDTEIPDEEAEKITTVQAAIDYINGHQA, from the coding sequence ATGAGCACTATCGAAGAACGCGTTAAGAAAATTATCGGCGAACAGCTGGGCGTTAAGCAGGAAGAAGTTGTGAACTCCGCTTCCTTCGTTGAAGACCTGGGCGCAGATTCTCTTGACACCGTTGAGCTGGTAATGGCTCTGGAAGAAGAGTTTGATACTGAGATTCCGGACGAAGAAGCTGAGAAAATCACCACCGTTCAGGCTGCCATTGATTACATCAACGGTCACCAGGCGTAA
- the fabF gene encoding beta-ketoacyl-ACP synthase II — protein MSKRRVVVTGLGMLSPVGNTVESTWKALLAGQSGISLIDHFDTSAYATKFAGLVKDFNCEEIISRKEQRKMDAFIQYGIVAGVQAMQDSGLEITEENATRIGAAIGSGIGGLGLIEENHTSLMNGGPRKISPFFVPSTIVNMVAGHLTIMFGLRGPSISIATACTSGVHNIGQAARIIAYGDADAMVAGGAEKASTPLGVGGFGAARALSTRNDNPQAASRPWDKDRDGFVLGDGAGMIVLEEYEHAKKRGAKIYAEIVGFGMSSDAYHMTSPPENGAGAALAMENAIRDAGITPAQIGYVNAHGTSTPAGDKAEAQAVKSIFGESASRVMVSSTKSMTGHLLGAAGAVESIYSILALRDQAVPPTINLDNPDEGCDLDFVPHEARQVSGMEYTLCNSFGFGGTNGSLIFKKI, from the coding sequence GTGTCTAAGCGTCGTGTAGTTGTGACCGGACTTGGCATGTTGTCTCCTGTCGGCAATACCGTAGAGTCCACCTGGAAAGCTCTCCTTGCCGGTCAGAGCGGCATCAGCCTAATCGACCATTTCGATACTAGCGCCTATGCAACGAAATTTGCTGGCTTAGTAAAGGATTTTAACTGTGAAGAGATCATCTCGCGCAAAGAACAGCGCAAGATGGATGCCTTCATTCAATATGGAATTGTCGCTGGCGTTCAGGCCATGCAGGATTCTGGCCTTGAGATTACGGAAGAGAACGCGACCCGTATCGGCGCCGCTATCGGCTCCGGGATCGGCGGTCTTGGCCTGATCGAGGAAAACCATACATCTCTGATGAATGGCGGACCGCGTAAGATCAGCCCGTTCTTCGTTCCGTCCACGATTGTTAACATGGTGGCAGGTCACCTGACCATTATGTTCGGTTTGCGTGGGCCAAGCATTTCCATCGCGACCGCCTGTACGTCCGGCGTACATAACATCGGCCAGGCCGCGCGTATCATTGCGTACGGCGATGCAGATGCTATGGTTGCGGGCGGTGCTGAAAAAGCCAGTACCCCACTGGGTGTTGGCGGTTTTGGTGCGGCGCGTGCGCTGTCTACCCGTAATGATAACCCGCAGGCGGCGAGCCGTCCGTGGGATAAAGACCGTGACGGCTTCGTGCTGGGCGACGGTGCGGGTATGATCGTACTGGAAGAGTACGAACATGCGAAAAAACGCGGCGCGAAAATCTATGCTGAAATCGTTGGTTTCGGCATGAGCAGCGATGCTTACCACATGACGTCTCCTCCGGAGAACGGTGCGGGTGCTGCGCTGGCGATGGAAAACGCGATTCGCGATGCGGGTATTACCCCAGCACAGATTGGCTACGTTAACGCGCACGGTACTTCTACCCCTGCAGGCGATAAAGCTGAAGCTCAGGCGGTTAAGTCTATCTTCGGTGAATCTGCCAGCCGCGTAATGGTGAGCTCCACGAAATCCATGACCGGTCACCTGTTAGGTGCGGCGGGTGCAGTAGAGTCAATCTACTCCATCCTTGCGCTGCGCGATCAGGCTGTTCCGCCAACCATCAACCTGGATAACCCGGATGAAGGTTGCGATCTGGACTTCGTTCCTCACGAAGCGCGTCAGGTTAGCGGTATGGAGTACACCCTGTGTAACTCCTTCGGCTTCGGTGGTACTAACGGCTCTCTGATCTTCAAAAAGATCTGA